The Cucurbita pepo subsp. pepo cultivar mu-cu-16 chromosome LG08, ASM280686v2, whole genome shotgun sequence genome contains a region encoding:
- the LOC111799755 gene encoding cytochrome P450 87A3-like isoform X2, translating to MWVLLIGTTVVLSFTHWLYRWRNPKCNGKLPPGSMGFPLLGETFQFFAPNTSSDVPPFIRNRVDRYGPIFRTSLVGRPLIVSTDPDFNHFIFQQEGHLFQSWYPSTFTQIFGRQNVGSLHGFMYKFLKNMVLHLVGPENLRKMISEVEAVATTRLRQWSCLESVELKDETASMIFNLTAKKLISYDSENSEENLRENFVAFIQGLISFPLNVFGTAYNKCLQGRRRAMRMLKNMLQERRANPRKEQTDFFDYVLEELAKDGTVLTEEIALDLMFVLLFASFETTSIALTAAIKFLLNNPHVLEELTCEHEGILKARENPDCGLTWGEYKSMTFTFQFINETVRLANIVPGIFRKALRDIQFKGYTIPAGWSVMVCPPAVHLNPEKYVDPLAFNPWRWEVQSNQGRQYRPNARFTVSRRFTCSNHGEMTKKTLMKKINRSSKQRYRNQINGLI from the exons ATGTGGGTTCTTTTGATAGGAACTACTGTTGTTTTGAGCTTTACACACTGGCTTTACCGTTGGAGAAACCCCAAATGTAATGGAAAACTCCCACCAGGTTCAATGGGGTTCCCTCTGCTTGGTGAAACCTTCCAGTTCTTCGCTCCCAATACCTCCTCTGATGTCCCTCCTTTCATCAGAAACAGAGTGGATAGGTACGGACCAATCTTCAGAACAAGTTTGGTGGGAAGACCGCTGATTGTCTCAACCGACCCCGACTTCAATCACTTCATCTTTCAACAAGAGGGTCACTTGTTCCAGAGCTGGTATCCATCTACCTTCACCCAGATATTTGGAAGGCAAAATGTTGGTTCATTGCACGGTTTCATGTATAAGTTTCTGAAGAACATGGTTCTTCATCTTGTTGGCCCTGAAAATCTGAGGAAGATGATATCTGAAGTGGAGGCTGTAGCTACCACAAGATTGAGACAATGGTCATGTCTTGAATCGGTTGAATTGAAGGATGAGACTGCAAGT ATGATTTTTAATCTGACTGCAAAGAAGCTGATTAGTTATGATTCAGAAAACTCTGAAGAGAATTTGAGAGAGAACTTCGTTGCATTCATACAGGGCTTGATTTCCTTCCCTCTAAATGTTTTTGGAACAGCTTATAACAAATGCTTACAG GGCAGGAGAAGAGCGATGAGGATGCTGAAAAACATGTTACAAGAAAGGCGTGCAAATCCAAGGAAAGAGCAAACAGATTTTTTTGATTATGTTCTTGAAGAACTGGCAAAGGATGGAACTGTTCTCACGGAGGAAATTGCTCTGGACCTCATGTTTGTGCTGCTTTTTGCGAGCTTCGAAACTACTTCAATTGCTCTCACTGCCGCCATTAAATTcctcctcaacaatcctcatGTGCTGGAGGAGCTGACG TGTGAACATGAGGGGATATTGAAGGCAAGGGAGAATCCAGATTGTGGGCTTACATGGGGAGAATACAAATCCATGACATTCACATTTCAG TTCATCAATGAAACTGTGAGACTGGCAAATATAGTTCCGGGAATCTTTCGAAAAGCACTGAGAGACATCCAGTTTAAGg GATATACCATTCCAGCTGGGTGGTCAGTTATGGTCTGCCCTCCTGCTGTGCACTTGAATCCTGAAAAATATGTTGATCCCCTCGCTTTTAATCCATGGCGGTGGGAG GTTCAAAGCAATCAAGGGAGGCAATATCGTCCGAACGCCCGGTTTACAGTTTCCCGACGGTTTACATGTTCAAATCATGgagaaatgac
- the LOC111799755 gene encoding cytochrome P450 87A3-like isoform X1, producing the protein MWVLLIGTTVVLSFTHWLYRWRNPKCNGKLPPGSMGFPLLGETFQFFAPNTSSDVPPFIRNRVDRYGPIFRTSLVGRPLIVSTDPDFNHFIFQQEGHLFQSWYPSTFTQIFGRQNVGSLHGFMYKFLKNMVLHLVGPENLRKMISEVEAVATTRLRQWSCLESVELKDETASMIFNLTAKKLISYDSENSEENLRENFVAFIQGLISFPLNVFGTAYNKCLQGRRRAMRMLKNMLQERRANPRKEQTDFFDYVLEELAKDGTVLTEEIALDLMFVLLFASFETTSIALTAAIKFLLNNPHVLEELTCEHEGILKARENPDCGLTWGEYKSMTFTFQFINETVRLANIVPGIFRKALRDIQFKGYTIPAGWSVMVCPPAVHLNPEKYVDPLAFNPWRWEKSELNGASKHFMAFGGGMRFCVGTDFTKLQMAVFLHCLVTKYRFKAIKGGNIVRTPGLQFPDGLHVQIMEK; encoded by the exons ATGTGGGTTCTTTTGATAGGAACTACTGTTGTTTTGAGCTTTACACACTGGCTTTACCGTTGGAGAAACCCCAAATGTAATGGAAAACTCCCACCAGGTTCAATGGGGTTCCCTCTGCTTGGTGAAACCTTCCAGTTCTTCGCTCCCAATACCTCCTCTGATGTCCCTCCTTTCATCAGAAACAGAGTGGATAGGTACGGACCAATCTTCAGAACAAGTTTGGTGGGAAGACCGCTGATTGTCTCAACCGACCCCGACTTCAATCACTTCATCTTTCAACAAGAGGGTCACTTGTTCCAGAGCTGGTATCCATCTACCTTCACCCAGATATTTGGAAGGCAAAATGTTGGTTCATTGCACGGTTTCATGTATAAGTTTCTGAAGAACATGGTTCTTCATCTTGTTGGCCCTGAAAATCTGAGGAAGATGATATCTGAAGTGGAGGCTGTAGCTACCACAAGATTGAGACAATGGTCATGTCTTGAATCGGTTGAATTGAAGGATGAGACTGCAAGT ATGATTTTTAATCTGACTGCAAAGAAGCTGATTAGTTATGATTCAGAAAACTCTGAAGAGAATTTGAGAGAGAACTTCGTTGCATTCATACAGGGCTTGATTTCCTTCCCTCTAAATGTTTTTGGAACAGCTTATAACAAATGCTTACAG GGCAGGAGAAGAGCGATGAGGATGCTGAAAAACATGTTACAAGAAAGGCGTGCAAATCCAAGGAAAGAGCAAACAGATTTTTTTGATTATGTTCTTGAAGAACTGGCAAAGGATGGAACTGTTCTCACGGAGGAAATTGCTCTGGACCTCATGTTTGTGCTGCTTTTTGCGAGCTTCGAAACTACTTCAATTGCTCTCACTGCCGCCATTAAATTcctcctcaacaatcctcatGTGCTGGAGGAGCTGACG TGTGAACATGAGGGGATATTGAAGGCAAGGGAGAATCCAGATTGTGGGCTTACATGGGGAGAATACAAATCCATGACATTCACATTTCAG TTCATCAATGAAACTGTGAGACTGGCAAATATAGTTCCGGGAATCTTTCGAAAAGCACTGAGAGACATCCAGTTTAAGg GATATACCATTCCAGCTGGGTGGTCAGTTATGGTCTGCCCTCCTGCTGTGCACTTGAATCCTGAAAAATATGTTGATCCCCTCGCTTTTAATCCATGGCGGTGGGAG AAATCCGAATTGAATGGAGCATCTAAACATTTCATGGCATTTGGTGGGGGCATGAGGTTCTGTGTTGGTACAGATTTtaccaaacttcaaatggCTGTGTTTCTCCACTGCCTGGTTACAAAGTACAG GTTCAAAGCAATCAAGGGAGGCAATATCGTCCGAACGCCCGGTTTACAGTTTCCCGACGGTTTACATGTTCAAATCATGgagaaatga